The Pseudomonas fluorescens nucleotide sequence GTCCAGGCGCTGGAACGCCTGGTAGAAGCGGGTGATCAAGGCAGTGTTGGCGTCGCTCATGAGGCAGGTCCGGTTCCATTGGAGTAGACCTGCACGATAGTCCGCGGAAGTGGCAAAAAGCTATGGGCATTTGCCCGGCGAATGTCAGGGTCAAACCCGCTCGCTGAGCACTTGCACATGCAAGTTGCGCCCGGCCTTGAGGCCAAAGCCGATGGCGCCGACACCGAGTACGGCAAAGATCCAGCCCACCGCATTCCAGCCGCCGGTCAGATCATGCACCAGGCCGACGGCGAACGGCCCCATCGAGGCCAAGGTATAACCAATGCCCTGCGCCATGCTCGACAGGTTCGCCGCGACGTGGGCGTCCTTGGAGCGCAGCACGATCAGGGTCAATGCCAGGGCGAAGGTACCGCCCTGCCCCAGGCCAAGCACAATGGCCCAGCCCCAGAGGCCTTCCAGCGGTGCATACAGGCAGCCGAACAACCCAGCCAGGGCCATGAGCATGACCACCACGATGGCCAGGCGCTGGTCCTTGCCACGGGTCGCCAGCCACGGCGCGCTGAGCGAGCTGATCAACTGCACGATCACCGAGCCGGACAGCACCAGGCCCGCCTGGGTCGGGCTCAAGCCGCGACCGATGAGGATCGACGGCAGCCAGCCGAAGACGATATAGGCCAGTGACGACTGCAGGCCCATGTACAGGGTTACCTGCCAGGCCAGCGGGTCACGCAACAGGCCACGCACGCGGTACGCCACGTGGTGGGCACCATGACCGTGACGGGCCTGGGGCAGCCAGATCAGCGCGGCCAGCAACGCCGGGATCAACCAGAAACCGAGACCCAGCGACCAACTGTCGCCCAGGCGCTCGCTCAAGGGCACTGTGGCGCCGGCCGCCATCGCCGCGCCCAGGCACAAGGCCATGGTGTAGACACCGGTCAGGGTCCCGGCGTGCTTGGGGAAGTCACGCTTGACGATACCCGGCAACAGTACGCCGATCACACCGATGCTGGCCCCGGCCATGATGCTGCCGACGAACACCCCGGTGCTGCCAAAGGCGCTGCGTACGGCAATACCGGCTGCCAGCACCAGGAGAATGCCAAGGATCACCCGCTCGCTACCAAAACGCCGCGCCAGCACTGGCGCCAGCGGGGCGAACAAGCCCAGGCACAGCACCGGCAAGGTGGTCAGCAATCCCGCCTGGGAAGCGGTCAGGTCCAGGCTTTCGGACACCAGACCAAGTAGCGGCGCCATGCTCGACAACGCCGGGCGCAGGTTCAGCGCCACCAGCACCAGGCCGAGCAGCAACAGCCAGGGCCGCTTGAGCAACACAGGTTGCTGTTGCACTTGCTCGTCGTCGGCTTCGGCATCGATCAGCAGTTCTTCCAGCTCCGGCCCGTTGGCCGGTGCCGCAGTTCGGGTAGTGTCATGGCCCATAGCAGTCTCGCAAGGTCAGGATTCGTTGATCAGGGTCCGGCTCAGGGCCTTGGCCTTGTCCGAATCACGTTGTTCGATGGCATCGAGAATCTGCCCGTGCAGGTCGAAGACCAGCTGGCAGCGAGGAGCGTGGGTCAGGTTGTGATGCAAGGTGGCCGCCACCACCCCGGAAAAGTAGCGATACAACTCGCTCAGGGCCGGGTTGTGCGCGGCATCCACCAGGCGCTGGTGAAACACCAGATCGCAACTGATGTACTGCTCCAGATCGCCATGAAAATGCGCGCTACTGTGCTTGAGGGCCTCTCGTAGCCCTTGCAAGTCTTCTTCGGTGCGGCGCAGTGCGGCCAGGCCAATGGCTTCGGCTTCAAGGATATGGCGGGTTTCCCGCGCCTGCTCCAGGTCACAGCGCGACAGCGCCTGCAACGCCTGCAATGGATCGACGGCGGTACGCAGGTAGCTGCCATCGCCCTGACGCACTTCGACCAGACCGCTGAAGGCCAGCACGCGCATGGCTTCACGCACGGTGTTGCGGCTGATGCCGAGCTCAGCGGCCAGTTCCGGTTCGGTGGGCAGGCGCTGGCCCACGGCCCACGCGCCGCTGGCGACGCGCTGGCGTAGTTGGTCGACCGCTTGTTCGACCAGGGAGCGTTTGATCAATAACGTCATGACATCCAATCATCGGATGAATTTGCGTGTGAGGTTACCGGTAAAAACAATCGCGGGGCAAGTCGAGTCGTCGCACCGCGATAAGGGCTGCGCTCTATCAGTTCAATGCATCAAGCAACGCCTGGTTCTGCTCCGGGGTACCGATGGTAATGCGCAGGAACTGCGCGATCCGTGCCTGCTTGAAGTGGCGCACGATCACCCCCTGCTCACGCAGGCGGGCTGCCAGCTCAGCGGCATCCTGCTGCGGGTGGCGGGCAAAGATGAAGTTGGCCGCCGACGGCAGCACTTCAAAACCCCGGGCGCTCAGCTCCTTGACCAGCGACTCGCGGCTGTCGATCACTTTGCGGCAGGTTTCGTCGAAGTACGCGCGGTCTGCGAACGCTGCCGCCGCACCGACGATCGCCACGCGATCGAGCGGGTAGGAGTTGAAGCTGTTCTTGATCCGCTCCAGCGCCTCGATCAGGTCCGGATGGCCCACCGCCAGGCCTACCCGCAGGCCGGCCAGCGAACGCGACTTGGACAGGGTCTGGGTCACCAGCAGGTTGTCGTAGCGGTCCACCAGGCTGATGGCGGTCTGGCCGCCAAAGTCGATGTAGGCTTCGTCGACCACCACCACCGAATCCGGGTTGGCCTTGAGCAGTTGCTCAATGGCCTCCAGGGCCAGCAGGCAACCGGTCGGCGCGTTGGGGTTGGGGAAGATGATCCCGCCGTTGGCCTTGCGATAGTCATCGACGCGGATCTGGAATTGCTCATCCAGCGCCACCGCCTCGAACGCAATGCCGTACAGGCCGCAGTAGACCGGGTAGAAGCTGTAGCTGATGTCCGGGAACAGCAGCGGCGCATCGTGCTGGAACAGGCCATGGAAGATGTGCGCCAGCACTTCATCCGAACCGTTGCCCAGGAATACCTGGTTGCCCTGCACACCGTAGTAGTCGGCTACCGCCTGCTTGAGCAGGTCGCTGTTAGGGTCCGGGTACAGGCGCAGGTTGTCGCTCAGCTCACCGCGCATGGCTTCCAGCGCCTTGGGCGATGGGCCGTACGGGTTCTCGTTGGTGTTGAGCTTGACCAGCTTGGCCAGCTTTGGCTGCTCACCCGGCACGTAAGGCACCAGGTCCTTGACGAAAGGGCTCCAGAATTTACTCATGTTCAGTTCCCCTTCTTGTCGGCAAGGATGCGGTATTCGGCGCTACGGGCGTGGGCGGTCAGCGATTCGCCGCGGGCCAGTACCGAAGCGGTGTGGCCCAGCTCGGAAGCGCCCTGCTCGGAGCAGAAGATGATCGACGAACGCTTCTGGAAGTCATACACCCCCAGCGGCGACGAGAAGCGCGCGGTACCGGAAGTCGGCAATACGTGGTTGGGACCTGCGCAGTAATCGCCCAGGGCTTCGCTGGTGTGGCGGCCCATGAAGATCGCACCGGCATGGCGAATCTGCGGCAGCCAGGCCTGCGGATCAGCCACCGACAACTCCAGGTGCTCCGGCG carries:
- the hisC gene encoding histidinol-phosphate transaminase, giving the protein MSKFWSPFVKDLVPYVPGEQPKLAKLVKLNTNENPYGPSPKALEAMRGELSDNLRLYPDPNSDLLKQAVADYYGVQGNQVFLGNGSDEVLAHIFHGLFQHDAPLLFPDISYSFYPVYCGLYGIAFEAVALDEQFQIRVDDYRKANGGIIFPNPNAPTGCLLALEAIEQLLKANPDSVVVVDEAYIDFGGQTAISLVDRYDNLLVTQTLSKSRSLAGLRVGLAVGHPDLIEALERIKNSFNSYPLDRVAIVGAAAAFADRAYFDETCRKVIDSRESLVKELSARGFEVLPSAANFIFARHPQQDAAELAARLREQGVIVRHFKQARIAQFLRITIGTPEQNQALLDALN
- a CDS encoding FadR/GntR family transcriptional regulator, with product MTLLIKRSLVEQAVDQLRQRVASGAWAVGQRLPTEPELAAELGISRNTVREAMRVLAFSGLVEVRQGDGSYLRTAVDPLQALQALSRCDLEQARETRHILEAEAIGLAALRRTEEDLQGLREALKHSSAHFHGDLEQYISCDLVFHQRLVDAAHNPALSELYRYFSGVVAATLHHNLTHAPRCQLVFDLHGQILDAIEQRDSDKAKALSRTLINES
- a CDS encoding CynX/NimT family MFS transporter, with product MGHDTTRTAAPANGPELEELLIDAEADDEQVQQQPVLLKRPWLLLLGLVLVALNLRPALSSMAPLLGLVSESLDLTASQAGLLTTLPVLCLGLFAPLAPVLARRFGSERVILGILLVLAAGIAVRSAFGSTGVFVGSIMAGASIGVIGVLLPGIVKRDFPKHAGTLTGVYTMALCLGAAMAAGATVPLSERLGDSWSLGLGFWLIPALLAALIWLPQARHGHGAHHVAYRVRGLLRDPLAWQVTLYMGLQSSLAYIVFGWLPSILIGRGLSPTQAGLVLSGSVIVQLISSLSAPWLATRGKDQRLAIVVVMLMALAGLFGCLYAPLEGLWGWAIVLGLGQGGTFALALTLIVLRSKDAHVAANLSSMAQGIGYTLASMGPFAVGLVHDLTGGWNAVGWIFAVLGVGAIGFGLKAGRNLHVQVLSERV